One part of the Tachysurus fulvidraco isolate hzauxx_2018 chromosome 23, HZAU_PFXX_2.0, whole genome shotgun sequence genome encodes these proteins:
- the rbms2b gene encoding RNA-binding motif, single-stranded-interacting protein 2b isoform X1 translates to MLLSAPPRTGTSPFNGYTHRTGKKQAYVSSTQQMAPPSPNPTTSSNGSSGGGDQLSKTNLYIRGLHPGTTDQDLVKLCQPYGKIVSTKAILDKTTNKCKGYGFVDFDSPASAQKAVTALKATGVQAQMAKQQEQDPTNLYISNLPLSMDEQELESMLKPFSQVISTRILRDANGASRGVGFARMESTEKCEAVIQHFNGKYIKTPPGVAVPTEPLLCKFADGGQRKRQNQGKYLLNGRPWTRDGETGGMMLTYDPTPALQNGFYSSPYCIAPNRMITQTSVSPYMHSPVSTYQVHNPSWMHHQSYLMQPTGTLLTPTMDHTLSIQPTMMPLTQQLSHLSLGSTGTYIPANTAMQGTYIPQYTQVPPASVSVEENGVQQQQVTIEATSEHPAYSYQHGK, encoded by the exons atgctgcTCTCCGCACCGCCAAGGACAGGAACCAGCCCATTTAACGGCTACACTCACCGGACCGGCAAAAAG caggCATATGTGTCCTCCACCCAACAGATGGCACCTCCCAGTCCCAACCCCACAACCAGCAGTAATGGGAGCAGCGGTGGAGGGGACCAGCTGAGCAAAACCAACCTCTATATCCGCGGTCTCCACCCAGGCACCACAGACCAAGACCTGGTTAAACTCTGTCAGCC GTATGGCAAGATCGTGTCCACCAAGGCCATCCTGGACAAGACCACCAACAAGTGCAAAG gcTACGGTTTCGTTGACTTTGACAGTCCTGCATCTGCACAGAAAGCTGTTACAGCACTGAAGGCAACCGGAGTTCAGGCTCAGATGGCAAAG CAACAGGAGCAAGATCCTACCAACCTGTATATCTCCAACTTGCCCCTGTCCATGGACGAGCAGGAGCTGGAGAGCATGCTGAAGCCCTTCAGCCAGGTCATCTCCACACGCATTCTCCGCGATGCCAACGGTGCCAGCAGAGGAGTCGGCTTTGCCAG AATGGAATCGACAGAGAAATGCGAGGCCGTTATTCAGCATTTCAACGGCAAATACATCAAGACACCACCCGGAGTGGCAG TGCCTACAGAACCTCTGTTGTGCAAGTTTGCAGACGGAGGGCAGAGGAAACGTCAGAATCAGGGCAAATATCTTCTAAACGGTCGGCCGTGGACGAGAGATGGGGAGACT GGTGGAATGATGCTGACCTATGACCCCACCCCTGCCCTACAGAATGG GTTCTACTCCTCTCCCTACTGCATTGCTCCAAACAGAATGATAACACAAACCTCTGTCTCTCCATACATGCATTCCCCCGTTTCAACATACCAG GTACACAATCCATCCTGGATGCACCATCAGTCGTACCTCATGCAGCCCACG GGAACACTTCTAACACCTACTATGGATCACACTCTGTCCATCCAGCCCACCATGATGCCACTGACCCAGCAGCTCAGCCATCTTTCCCTGGGCAGCACTGGCACG TATATACCTGCAAACACAGCTATGCAAGGGACATACATACCCCAGTACACCCAAGTGCCTCCTGCCAGTGTCTCGGTTGAG GAAAACGGTGTCCAGCAGCAACAGGTTACTATTGAGGCAACCTCAGAGCATCCAGCATATTCCTACCAGCATGGCAAATGA
- the rbms2b gene encoding RNA-binding motif, single-stranded-interacting protein 2b isoform X3 gives MLLSAPPRTGTSPFNGYTHRTGKKQAYVSSTQQMAPPSPNPTTSSNGSSGGGDQLSKTNLYIRGLHPGTTDQDLVKLCQPYGKIVSTKAILDKTTNKCKGYGFVDFDSPASAQKAVTALKATGVQAQMAKQQEQDPTNLYISNLPLSMDEQELESMLKPFSQVISTRILRDANGASRGVGFARMESTEKCEAVIQHFNGKYIKTPPGVAVPTEPLLCKFADGGQRKRQNQGKYLLNGRPWTRDGETGGMMLTYDPTPALQNGFYSSPYCIAPNRMITQTSVSPYMHSPVSTYQVHNPSWMHHQSYLMQPTPTMMPLTQQLSHLSLGSTGTYIPANTAMQGTYIPQYTQVPPASVSVEENGVQQQQVTIEATSEHPAYSYQHGK, from the exons atgctgcTCTCCGCACCGCCAAGGACAGGAACCAGCCCATTTAACGGCTACACTCACCGGACCGGCAAAAAG caggCATATGTGTCCTCCACCCAACAGATGGCACCTCCCAGTCCCAACCCCACAACCAGCAGTAATGGGAGCAGCGGTGGAGGGGACCAGCTGAGCAAAACCAACCTCTATATCCGCGGTCTCCACCCAGGCACCACAGACCAAGACCTGGTTAAACTCTGTCAGCC GTATGGCAAGATCGTGTCCACCAAGGCCATCCTGGACAAGACCACCAACAAGTGCAAAG gcTACGGTTTCGTTGACTTTGACAGTCCTGCATCTGCACAGAAAGCTGTTACAGCACTGAAGGCAACCGGAGTTCAGGCTCAGATGGCAAAG CAACAGGAGCAAGATCCTACCAACCTGTATATCTCCAACTTGCCCCTGTCCATGGACGAGCAGGAGCTGGAGAGCATGCTGAAGCCCTTCAGCCAGGTCATCTCCACACGCATTCTCCGCGATGCCAACGGTGCCAGCAGAGGAGTCGGCTTTGCCAG AATGGAATCGACAGAGAAATGCGAGGCCGTTATTCAGCATTTCAACGGCAAATACATCAAGACACCACCCGGAGTGGCAG TGCCTACAGAACCTCTGTTGTGCAAGTTTGCAGACGGAGGGCAGAGGAAACGTCAGAATCAGGGCAAATATCTTCTAAACGGTCGGCCGTGGACGAGAGATGGGGAGACT GGTGGAATGATGCTGACCTATGACCCCACCCCTGCCCTACAGAATGG GTTCTACTCCTCTCCCTACTGCATTGCTCCAAACAGAATGATAACACAAACCTCTGTCTCTCCATACATGCATTCCCCCGTTTCAACATACCAG GTACACAATCCATCCTGGATGCACCATCAGTCGTACCTCATGCAGCCCACG CCCACCATGATGCCACTGACCCAGCAGCTCAGCCATCTTTCCCTGGGCAGCACTGGCACG TATATACCTGCAAACACAGCTATGCAAGGGACATACATACCCCAGTACACCCAAGTGCCTCCTGCCAGTGTCTCGGTTGAG GAAAACGGTGTCCAGCAGCAACAGGTTACTATTGAGGCAACCTCAGAGCATCCAGCATATTCCTACCAGCATGGCAAATGA
- the rbms2b gene encoding RNA-binding motif, single-stranded-interacting protein 2b isoform X2 — protein sequence MLLSAPPRTGTSPFNGYTHRTGKKAYVSSTQQMAPPSPNPTTSSNGSSGGGDQLSKTNLYIRGLHPGTTDQDLVKLCQPYGKIVSTKAILDKTTNKCKGYGFVDFDSPASAQKAVTALKATGVQAQMAKQQEQDPTNLYISNLPLSMDEQELESMLKPFSQVISTRILRDANGASRGVGFARMESTEKCEAVIQHFNGKYIKTPPGVAVPTEPLLCKFADGGQRKRQNQGKYLLNGRPWTRDGETGGMMLTYDPTPALQNGFYSSPYCIAPNRMITQTSVSPYMHSPVSTYQVHNPSWMHHQSYLMQPTGTLLTPTMDHTLSIQPTMMPLTQQLSHLSLGSTGTYIPANTAMQGTYIPQYTQVPPASVSVEENGVQQQQVTIEATSEHPAYSYQHGK from the exons atgctgcTCTCCGCACCGCCAAGGACAGGAACCAGCCCATTTAACGGCTACACTCACCGGACCGGCAAAAAG gCATATGTGTCCTCCACCCAACAGATGGCACCTCCCAGTCCCAACCCCACAACCAGCAGTAATGGGAGCAGCGGTGGAGGGGACCAGCTGAGCAAAACCAACCTCTATATCCGCGGTCTCCACCCAGGCACCACAGACCAAGACCTGGTTAAACTCTGTCAGCC GTATGGCAAGATCGTGTCCACCAAGGCCATCCTGGACAAGACCACCAACAAGTGCAAAG gcTACGGTTTCGTTGACTTTGACAGTCCTGCATCTGCACAGAAAGCTGTTACAGCACTGAAGGCAACCGGAGTTCAGGCTCAGATGGCAAAG CAACAGGAGCAAGATCCTACCAACCTGTATATCTCCAACTTGCCCCTGTCCATGGACGAGCAGGAGCTGGAGAGCATGCTGAAGCCCTTCAGCCAGGTCATCTCCACACGCATTCTCCGCGATGCCAACGGTGCCAGCAGAGGAGTCGGCTTTGCCAG AATGGAATCGACAGAGAAATGCGAGGCCGTTATTCAGCATTTCAACGGCAAATACATCAAGACACCACCCGGAGTGGCAG TGCCTACAGAACCTCTGTTGTGCAAGTTTGCAGACGGAGGGCAGAGGAAACGTCAGAATCAGGGCAAATATCTTCTAAACGGTCGGCCGTGGACGAGAGATGGGGAGACT GGTGGAATGATGCTGACCTATGACCCCACCCCTGCCCTACAGAATGG GTTCTACTCCTCTCCCTACTGCATTGCTCCAAACAGAATGATAACACAAACCTCTGTCTCTCCATACATGCATTCCCCCGTTTCAACATACCAG GTACACAATCCATCCTGGATGCACCATCAGTCGTACCTCATGCAGCCCACG GGAACACTTCTAACACCTACTATGGATCACACTCTGTCCATCCAGCCCACCATGATGCCACTGACCCAGCAGCTCAGCCATCTTTCCCTGGGCAGCACTGGCACG TATATACCTGCAAACACAGCTATGCAAGGGACATACATACCCCAGTACACCCAAGTGCCTCCTGCCAGTGTCTCGGTTGAG GAAAACGGTGTCCAGCAGCAACAGGTTACTATTGAGGCAACCTCAGAGCATCCAGCATATTCCTACCAGCATGGCAAATGA